In Astatotilapia calliptera unplaced genomic scaffold, fAstCal1.2 U_scaffold_1, whole genome shotgun sequence, one DNA window encodes the following:
- the LOC113017270 gene encoding endonuclease domain-containing 1 protein-like isoform X2, with protein sequence MRQDTSQLRMSSIQTCFLSIPALLFLVLPIDPTLAEVVTSVSICKQFLLEETPPQVPGVLESGNILNQNQYKPICQTYKNKRRFLTLYDIKNKIPVFSAYKYIGDVEIKRPRSHWQIEPQLENENDSNNMRRKDKEKIYNHQAVDTDFKSNGTYDKGHIFPSSHAFTKDDKMATFTLTNIVPQARTFNQGSWNKMERCIKCVMDKYCKNSSGVTEVFVVTGAQPSSNNILNNKINIPSMLWSAFCCYSSNMDMWIASAHWGENVPDESKHKYLQTKTLSELHNKLRTADSEFNMFPGTQCPLHKTVSQFYPDIKNCFCPSSISTTSAPSNLTTPTPPSGSTTLQLTPTLQILLLTHLFLYF encoded by the exons atgcggcag gaCACATCTCAGTTGAGGATGTCATCAATACAAACCTGTTTCCTGTCCATCCCTGCCCTGCTCTTCCTAGTCCTTCCAATAGATCCCACTTTAGCTGAAGTGGTCACATCAGTATCAATCTGTAAACAATTTCTTCTTGAGGAAACTCCCCCTCAGGTCCCTGGTGTCTTGGAAAGTGGAAATATCCTGAACCAGAACCAGTACAAGCCTATATGCCAGACTTATAAGAACAAGAGAAGGTTTTTAACTCTCTATGACATCAAGAACAAGATTCCAGTATTTTCTGCATACAAGTACATTGGAGACGTAGAAATAAAGCGACCCCGCAGTCATTGGCAGATAGAGCCACAG CTTGAGAATGAAAATGACAGCAATAACATgaggagaaaagacaaagagaagatCTACAATCACCAGGCTGTAGACACTGATTTCAAATCCAATGGAACATATGACAAAGGTCACATATTTCCAAGCTCTCATGCATTCACTAAAGATGACAAAATGGCTACTTTCACCCTGACCAACATTGTTCCACAAGCAAGAACTTTCAACCAGGGAAGCTGGAACAAAATGGAGAGGTGCATCAAATGTGTTATGGACAAATACTGCAAAAATAGCAGTGGTGTCACTGAAGTTTTTGTGGTAACTGGAGCACAACCCAGCTCTAACAACATCCTCAACAACAAGATTAACATTCCCTCCATGCTCTGGTCGGCATTCTGCTGCTACAGCTCCAACATGGACATGTGGATCGCTAGCGCACACTGGGGCGAAAATGTTCCAGATGAATCTAAACACAAATATCTACAGACCAAGACTCTGTCAGAACTGCACAACAAACTGAGGACAGCAGACTCTGAGTTTAACATGTTTCCTGGAACACAGTGTCCTCTACACAAGACTGTCTCACAGTTTTACCCAGATATCAAAAACTGCTTCTGCCCCTCATCCATATCAACCACTTCTGCCCCTAGCAATTTAACAACTCCCACTCCACCTTCTGGTTCAACCACATTACAACTGACCCCCACGCTTCAAATTCTACTCCTAACACATCTGTTTCTCTACTTTTAA
- the LOC113017249 gene encoding protein-glutamine gamma-glutamyltransferase E-like: protein MSYNGNPADNILNKVQHVTLLSGQDVAIPIQIPFADYSKYMVNCDSIKVSAVASDSDEYYQTETNITLEQPVISMKVLYPVHVNHEMTLEVEFKNPLNERLRNCSLTVIGCGLFKSDYMQSDLGEVEPKATLKLKITTTPYRAGLKTVVADFDCSSFRDIKSSCIVDVKP, encoded by the exons ATGAGTTACAACGGCAATCCAGCGGACAACATCCTGAACAAAGTGCAGCACGTGACACTTCTGTCTGGACAAG ATGTGGCCATACCTATCCAGATCCCCTTTGCAGATTACAGTAAATATATGGTGAACTGCGACAGCATAAAGGTTTCAGCAGTGGCCAGTGACAGTGATGAATACTACCAGACTGAGACCAACATCACCCTAGAGCAACCAGTCATCTCCATGAAG GTTTTGTATCCAGTCCATGTGAACCATGAAATGACATTGGAGGTGGAATTTAAAAACCCGCTCAATGAGAGGCTGAGGAACTGCTCCCTGACAGTCATTGGATGTGGCCTTTTTAAATCAGACTATATGCAAAG TGACCTGGGTGAGGTAGAGCCAAAGGCCACACTGAAGCTCAAGATTACCACGACTCcctacagagctggactgaagaCCGTGGTTGCTGACTTCGACTGCAGCAGCTTCAGAGACATAAAGAGCTCCTGCATCGTTGACGTTAAACCATGA
- the LOC113017270 gene encoding endonuclease domain-containing 1 protein-like isoform X3: MSSIQTCFLSIPALLFLVLPIDPTLAEVVTSVSICKQFLLEETPPQVPGVLESGNILNQNQYKPICQTYKNKRRFLTLYDIKNKIPVFSAYKYIGDVEIKRPRSHWQIEPQLENENDSNNMRRKDKEKIYNHQAVDTDFKSNGTYDKGHIFPSSHAFTKDDKMATFTLTNIVPQARTFNQGSWNKMERCIKCVMDKYCKNSSGVTEVFVVTGAQPSSNNILNNKINIPSMLWSAFCCYSSNMDMWIASAHWGENVPDESKHKYLQTKTLSELHNKLRTADSEFNMFPGTQCPLHKTVSQFYPDIKNCFCPSSISTTSAPSNLTTPTPPSGSTTLQLTPTLQILLLTHLFLYF; the protein is encoded by the exons ATGTCATCAATACAAACCTGTTTCCTGTCCATCCCTGCCCTGCTCTTCCTAGTCCTTCCAATAGATCCCACTTTAGCTGAAGTGGTCACATCAGTATCAATCTGTAAACAATTTCTTCTTGAGGAAACTCCCCCTCAGGTCCCTGGTGTCTTGGAAAGTGGAAATATCCTGAACCAGAACCAGTACAAGCCTATATGCCAGACTTATAAGAACAAGAGAAGGTTTTTAACTCTCTATGACATCAAGAACAAGATTCCAGTATTTTCTGCATACAAGTACATTGGAGACGTAGAAATAAAGCGACCCCGCAGTCATTGGCAGATAGAGCCACAG CTTGAGAATGAAAATGACAGCAATAACATgaggagaaaagacaaagagaagatCTACAATCACCAGGCTGTAGACACTGATTTCAAATCCAATGGAACATATGACAAAGGTCACATATTTCCAAGCTCTCATGCATTCACTAAAGATGACAAAATGGCTACTTTCACCCTGACCAACATTGTTCCACAAGCAAGAACTTTCAACCAGGGAAGCTGGAACAAAATGGAGAGGTGCATCAAATGTGTTATGGACAAATACTGCAAAAATAGCAGTGGTGTCACTGAAGTTTTTGTGGTAACTGGAGCACAACCCAGCTCTAACAACATCCTCAACAACAAGATTAACATTCCCTCCATGCTCTGGTCGGCATTCTGCTGCTACAGCTCCAACATGGACATGTGGATCGCTAGCGCACACTGGGGCGAAAATGTTCCAGATGAATCTAAACACAAATATCTACAGACCAAGACTCTGTCAGAACTGCACAACAAACTGAGGACAGCAGACTCTGAGTTTAACATGTTTCCTGGAACACAGTGTCCTCTACACAAGACTGTCTCACAGTTTTACCCAGATATCAAAAACTGCTTCTGCCCCTCATCCATATCAACCACTTCTGCCCCTAGCAATTTAACAACTCCCACTCCACCTTCTGGTTCAACCACATTACAACTGACCCCCACGCTTCAAATTCTACTCCTAACACATCTGTTTCTCTACTTTTAA
- the LOC113017270 gene encoding uncharacterized protein LOC113017270 isoform X1 codes for MAAVLLTVEAQPPPNSVRSLLTYPFARRTMAEKLQVKELGPDKPEIQLTQATKEKSKAYNRTFCRSWFQRKSWLTGCGTANALFCFPCILFKSDKCDLTWTQSGQTDLKHLSERIKKHESSRVHMDNSVKLAVLGKTSIAAQLDDGHRIALRRHNEEDTSQLRMSSIQTCFLSIPALLFLVLPIDPTLAEVVTSVSICKQFLLEETPPQVPGVLESGNILNQNQYKPICQTYKNKRRFLTLYDIKNKIPVFSAYKYIGDVEIKRPRSHWQIEPQLENENDSNNMRRKDKEKIYNHQAVDTDFKSNGTYDKGHIFPSSHAFTKDDKMATFTLTNIVPQARTFNQGSWNKMERCIKCVMDKYCKNSSGVTEVFVVTGAQPSSNNILNNKINIPSMLWSAFCCYSSNMDMWIASAHWGENVPDESKHKYLQTKTLSELHNKLRTADSEFNMFPGTQCPLHKTVSQFYPDIKNCFCPSSISTTSAPSNLTTPTPPSGSTTLQLTPTLQILLLTHLFLYF; via the exons ATGGCAGCGGTATTGTTAACGGTTGAGGCACAGCCTCCCCCAAATTCGGTTAGATCGCTTCTAACCTACCCTTTTGCCAGAAGGACAATGGCAGAAAAACTGCAAGTTAAAGAGTTGGGACCTGACAAGCCCGAAATTCAACTAACCCAGGCAACGAAGGAGAAGTCAAAAGCATACAACAGGACTTTTTGTCGGAGTTGGTTCCAGCGCAAGTCGTGGCTGACAGGCTGTGGAACAGCTAATGCACTTTTTTGTTTCCCGTGCATACTGTTCAAAAGTGACAAGTGTGATTTGACGTGGACACAATCTGGACAAACCGACTTAAAGCACCTCTCCGAACGAATCAAGAAACATGAAAGCTCACGAGTTCATATGGACAACAGTGTAAAGCTAGCTGTGCTAGGGAAAACTAGCATAGCGGCGCAGCTAGATGATGGACATCGGATTGCTTTAAGAAGGCACAACGAAGAG gaCACATCTCAGTTGAGGATGTCATCAATACAAACCTGTTTCCTGTCCATCCCTGCCCTGCTCTTCCTAGTCCTTCCAATAGATCCCACTTTAGCTGAAGTGGTCACATCAGTATCAATCTGTAAACAATTTCTTCTTGAGGAAACTCCCCCTCAGGTCCCTGGTGTCTTGGAAAGTGGAAATATCCTGAACCAGAACCAGTACAAGCCTATATGCCAGACTTATAAGAACAAGAGAAGGTTTTTAACTCTCTATGACATCAAGAACAAGATTCCAGTATTTTCTGCATACAAGTACATTGGAGACGTAGAAATAAAGCGACCCCGCAGTCATTGGCAGATAGAGCCACAG CTTGAGAATGAAAATGACAGCAATAACATgaggagaaaagacaaagagaagatCTACAATCACCAGGCTGTAGACACTGATTTCAAATCCAATGGAACATATGACAAAGGTCACATATTTCCAAGCTCTCATGCATTCACTAAAGATGACAAAATGGCTACTTTCACCCTGACCAACATTGTTCCACAAGCAAGAACTTTCAACCAGGGAAGCTGGAACAAAATGGAGAGGTGCATCAAATGTGTTATGGACAAATACTGCAAAAATAGCAGTGGTGTCACTGAAGTTTTTGTGGTAACTGGAGCACAACCCAGCTCTAACAACATCCTCAACAACAAGATTAACATTCCCTCCATGCTCTGGTCGGCATTCTGCTGCTACAGCTCCAACATGGACATGTGGATCGCTAGCGCACACTGGGGCGAAAATGTTCCAGATGAATCTAAACACAAATATCTACAGACCAAGACTCTGTCAGAACTGCACAACAAACTGAGGACAGCAGACTCTGAGTTTAACATGTTTCCTGGAACACAGTGTCCTCTACACAAGACTGTCTCACAGTTTTACCCAGATATCAAAAACTGCTTCTGCCCCTCATCCATATCAACCACTTCTGCCCCTAGCAATTTAACAACTCCCACTCCACCTTCTGGTTCAACCACATTACAACTGACCCCCACGCTTCAAATTCTACTCCTAACACATCTGTTTCTCTACTTTTAA